tataaacacatacaaaattCAAAATCTCAAAACAGTGCAGTCACCTTTATGGACCAGAATGGTTGCAATTATGTCAAAAGCTCTAATTCTGTCTTGTTTTGTGAACCCCTACATGAATTGAAGTGATGTATTTTTTACCTCTTCAGGTGTGATCTCCTCCTCTAGATCCACAGTACTCATCCTGCCTACATGAAACATACTGCCACCGGAGAACTACAAACCAAACACATTAGACTCATGAAAGTGGCTACCTTAAGCTATATCTAGTTGTATTAAACGTAATTCACGACCTATGCATACTAAATAAAAACATCTACATTAGTGTATCTCAACCAGGGGCCCAGGGACCACTATAGGGGCCCCCAACAAACTTGCCCAGATGCCAAGGGGCATCAAGATAACTTAAAATGATTTGAAATAAGACAATAAAACAAAGATATTTATTagtgtttggttatttttataatgaaaataCATTGTGTCAAAAAATCTTGATTTTATTGCGTAATTATGAATAGGGAGCCTAAATATTGTTTTGGACAACAGGAAGCTTTGAATTCAAAAAGGTTAAAATCCATTGATCGTTATGCTTTGAATGGCatatttttgttattgaccaattTTAAAGAAACAGGAAGTCAGAAATCCAAAGTATCCAGTGTTGCAAAATCCCCAACTTTCTCAGACATAAGGGCACAAAGTCCTTACCAGCAAATACAGAGCTTTCCTTTACAAGCAAAACAACAGCTCTTATAACAGCTTTAATAACTACTTTACTCTTTCACTACACTGATGACAAGAAGTTAGTTGATGTAATCTTCTGATAGTGTCCTATCATGCTTTCTGTTTCTGCAAGTCTGCTGCATGCTTAGCATGCATGCTTTATTTTATAAGCAGAGCattgtattcatttaagttgcatataAATCTGATCtttacaaatgtaaatatacatATGATAAACACAGTAGTACCTGTTTGTTGTCCTCAGCTCCATTCAAGAGTGGAGTTCTTTCTCCGCGATCATCGCCACGGCTCGACCACGACACTTTCTTCGCGATGTTGGCCATGTTCGCGACGGGTAGTGTCTGGTTTTAATGTAAAACACCGTTACATTTGATAACCGATCACTGTTGGACAACTGCGAACACTTTTCTCCATGACTAACGATCATAAGCGATCTCGTGACGAGTGTACGGGCAGCGCAAAGGTCCAGAATAGGTCTCAGAGGAACTCTGGGAAATGTAGTTGCAATGATGCTATGTTCTCGGCGTTGCGCAGAAcgatcggcgtatgacatcaaagtatcgcgagagtgTTTTCAAAGTTGGGCTTTCAATGGACAcagttctcgcggtactttgatgtcaaagACGAATGTTCTTGCGCTTTGCCGAACTCGGTGCACGCTGTGCGTATGTTGCGCATGCGCTTAAGGACTGTTCGGTTATAaaagtttataacaacataaTCATAtgtgatttgccataaattGTACTTTAAGAGGAGTTTTATGTTATAAAGGTGTTGCGTTTGATGCCACTAACAGCAGAATTGCACAAATGACTTTCATACTTCTGTGTCTATTGTAATAAAACATGATGTcaaaaaacgttattttattaaacacttttttaGTAACTAACACTGTACAAGgtgcaaataataaaattaataacaatAGATTGTAATAGAGCGATATAGAGATAGACcctatttgttttaaaaaatatatatgtatgtttaCAATTTTTTGTAAAAGTCGAAAAAGTCAAGGCAGCATAAGTAGTATTGTGACTCAAAATACTAAAACAGATGAACAGATAACATAAATCACCATTCAGGGATATTTTGTCTGTATTTAATCTGACTGATTATTATCATACAAAACATGGCGTATGTAAACACATACAATGCATATAAAAGATGTTTCTTCATATACGTTCGTATATGGccctatatgtaaatatatatcaaTAAGGCTTTTCATGAGTTGAGCAAATGAAAGTAAATGTACAGTTGACATTTCAACCCTCCAATGTTCAAAACAAATCTACGCCCTTGGGTTAAGTTGTTACATACAGTGCTCCAGACACTCACAGGTCACATGTTGCACATTGCCGAACCGCTGGTGAACATCTTTAAGGCTGAGCAATGCTCCTCGAGGCACCCCTCTGCCGGTGGCCAGGCCAGACACCTCTCCAGGGCTCAGGGTTCGAGTCCACAACGCAAAACCAGCCAGTCTGCCCACAAATGCTTCAGCTACATCAAAACCCCCTCCGACAGAATCCTGTTCTTGTCCTAGAACCAAAGAGCCCCCTGGAGGGATCTCAAAGCCCTTCTGAAACTTAGATCCGGTAGATATGAGATGGCGGTCTGAATAATACCAAAATCTACCTTCGATGGATGACCAGATGATGCATAAATGGTGCCAGCGGCCATCCAGAAGATTCTGTACAGACAATTCACGATACGATGGGTCTCCAATCACAAAGTCTATGACGCCCAGTATGCCAGAATTACGGCCATAAAGAACGAGCGTATTGTCATTGTTCTTTGTGGCGTAAGACAGAATCGTTCCAACGTAGTTTGCATCGACTCTCAGCCAAGTGCATATAGACAGTTCATGTATTCCAGTAGGGAAACTCTTTTGGAAAGTGACATAGTTTGCAGTGGAAGCAGATGGGAAAAGCAGCATCGATCCTACATTGCAAACTTGAAAAATgagataaaaatatattagaCATGAAGGGTTAAATAATGCAATTTGACATTCATATACTGGTTACTATGCTGGTGCTACGTGGCAAAAAATTAACATGAGGTTAATCAAAAATGTTATCCAAGTAcatacacaattttttaaaggaaaaaataaatagATTTCTCTATATACCTACTTTTGGCCTCTTCCTTTGGCATTTTAATGTTTGGGATTTTGTGTCTATGTGGAAGTGGAAAAATGTCCTCTTCTGGCTGTGCTGTTGGCAGTGTCTCTCTTGTTTTGTACGTCTGCGGTTGTTTGGTGGGTCCATAAGGTGGCAACCTATTTTTCACCAGTTTAGACGGGACAGGCCTCTGAACCAGATCTTGTTGTTTCCTGTCAGAAATAATGGGATCTAAATTCAAAACAATTGTCTTGGACGTTGAATTGGACTGATAGATCTTCTGCACCTGACTCTCCAACTGTGTGATCTGTTTCTGATGCCTTTTAAAAGAGTCCTGAAGGTCACGCAAGCCATCTTGAATCAGGTTCTTCAAAATGCCAATGTGGCTTTGCTGTTTATGTATCTCACGAGACAGGTCGGATAAAACGGCTTTCTGCTTTTGGATCTGTCTGTGGTTGAGAAGGCTGTTTTCTCTTACAGCTTGGGTCATGTTGGCCAGCCCGGAATCGAGCCTCTTGGTGCTTTTCTGCAGATTTTTAGCTAAAGATTTGAGTGAATTCAGCTCTTGCTCTGTTGTGGCTTTAAAGGTGCGGAGCTCTCTGGAGATCTTCTTGAACTGCTGGCTCAAAGCCCGGAATCGAGCGTCTACGCTGTGGGAAATCTTGTCGTTTTCGGCCATGCTCTGCAGATGAGCGAGGGTCTCCTTTTGAAATCTCTTGAACTAGGATTGCAACAACCAACAAACATTACAGATCATGGCACTGATGTCACACTAACTAAATGTTTCCACATGCAACAAACCTGCTGATTCAGCCTCCCAAGACTTTTGTATAAAGGCTTTTGTGCTGTGTCAGTTGCTTCTCCTCTATGTGCCAATGTCAAATGCATCTGCAGGAAGACGACCAGGAAAACACTGATGGTGGTCCTTCTGTACATGGTGGAGAAAACTTGTGCTCTGTTCTCTTTACAGAGGTTTAAGCAAGAGGATCTGTGTCTGTTAGGCATTGAAACCTTTGTGTAGGTGTATGATGAAAATCCCTCCCATTCTTGGATGTTCTGAATGGAGCATTTTTAGTGCTGTGGCCAGTAGGGAACTAAAACAAGACCAAATGGATTTTACAGAAcccaacaacacacacacatgcaccacacacacacaaacaacacGCATGCACATGAACATCtaaatatgcataaatatgGCAATATGCAATTAAATTTTCACTGAATAAACTTCTTAAATAATAACACATAAAAAACATCAATTTGCTTAGTTAAGAGGGACAAAattgcaaacaacaacaaaaacatttacatcttttcaataacattttacaattttgTTGTATCTGTTTATGCatattagctaacatgaactaagaatAAACCATATTTAGCATTTATTATAGCACTTGTTGATATTAATGCTTTAAATCAAACGTtgtaactgcaaacattttttataatgttaAATGAACTGACATGAACAATTAcattggcattaactaacattaacaaagattttaaaaaatgttgaaaaactaaATCGCTCATTTTTAGTTTGTTGGTCAATGCATTTACTGTTGTTACTAAGCAACTAATGCTGCATTAACAACCTTATTGCAAAGTGTTACCATACTTTCACATTTGCAAGGTATgcatataaataacatttaagttGTCAACTTTAATTGTATAATTACAATTGTGTATAATTAATATGAAGAAAAGCACGTCTAAAGCATAATTTTAAGAGATAAAAGTGCAACTCCACCTACAGTTTAAAAGTGGTGAAGTACAGTCATCTCACAATAGACAATTTGTACTCTTCACAACAAATAGGCTGTCATGGATCATGTTTCAGTTTTTGACGATGAATTCTTTGTAGAGCCAACACCCACAACATACTGGAAAAAATTTTTATCCACTGGGTCACGAGCTTTGGTACtaaatttgaagttaaatgTCATTATGTTGCAGGTATTCACATTTCAGCTTTGCTGAAATGAGCCTGATACAGTTCAGTGCTGTTTAATAAGAAATACATCAATATTTATATAGCACCTTCagtgaaatgtattttaagaattgttttgttttagattcaGATCAGTAGCATAATATGGAAAGGTGAATATTGTACCATAAATTAATGCTATAATGAAACATGAAACACATGTTAAACTGGAAAGTCTCACGGTTATAAACACATAAATGACAGCTGATGTGGCTCAGGGTCCAACCTTGAAACACGTATACTGTCTGTATATAATACACATTGGCACGTCTGTTGATCTGTTTAAATTGTGGTTGATGGATGTTACGACTTCAAATGCTCCCTTTTGTTGATAGTGTTTGAAGTGGTTGTATTGTTTGTGCTGTATGATTTTTGTTGAAGTAAAACATAAAGGCAGCGGTTTCACAGAGCTACTGGATATGGAGCAATAATGGTCTGACTCTGGAAACAAAAGTTACATTTAGCAAATATTTTTATCCGAAGAGACTTACAAAACCTAACAGATACACATCATGTACCCCTGgactatcaaaaaaaaaaaaaaaaaaaggggcTCAAAATGCTCTCTAGCTCTCAGTTGGGCTGTAACCTTCCAAAACGTGCACCTTTGTACCTAATAGTACCTTATAGGTACATATTGTTACCACAGAATGGAAATTAGCACCTCACTGGTACATATTTGcaccaaatgtatacacatctattcagtacatattaggacatttttaaagagTACCATCCCAGTTACAGCTTCACCATTctttctgacagtgcagaggACAAATTTAAACATTCTCCTACaactgtattattattttttatgttaattaagtTGATCATAAGTTAAAGGTTATAAGGTGCTCATATatagagtttcgttgcaaaacgagataaatcaattttttaacatttttgtcaaaacatgtttattattatgttatcatgttattattttgttttatggtgctacttagctgtattttttaagttatgaaggttttaaatcaaaacaaaccaactgcagttgcaatgaaattaattggaatgcacaaccaaaaaaacgtgatttctgaacaattaaaatattccttccatttttaatggtctgtcatggacccagtaccacatatgatactgtttgaaagcttagaatctCTTCTTTCTGCAGACATGCATCtctttgaaatatattttactgtaagaaagttatttacacttaatttacactatcacccccccatatttttatataatttaatattcacatatttcatatttttcaagtatgacaaacatgggcaagccttatatcaaataaaaactCACATATcttcacatatccaacaatcgtcgtatgaataatgaggtaaaaaaaattattttgtaaacgtatgtgaaacttgagcgtgaactgcctcagatagcacagataaccacaaatgctacaccatcctttatcttaggtcctactctaaacaatgagtccattcacagcattttctttggttgtgtgcatgaataatcccttgctatttattatatgtgcaaaacaaagcaaaaaagtattttttaatgaaaaatgtattttcacacccttcagtaaaataagaatatgaattcgacatgctaaagagttcattatttttttgggtgtttactgtatgctgctgctggtaacaaccagaactgtctgcagtctgctagatcacccagaaccagagttatacattATCAAAGGcagtgtttacaacataaaaaaagaaaatttggtggttcatcatatgaaaaacaacataaataacaatatttgtcacaaacagcagctttttatgtaactttaaagggtttctgtaaaatgatataaagatattgcatttattccactgtatgtggttatggtgacacattttttttatttttagttggaaattgaatacaaaaagggtattattcctcccttcagttggaatagaataacttttgcatatattattaaagagaaaagatttctttttcctctgtaaactgacaattgctggaatcaaacaaaactgtctgcatgtttcgttaccactcagggccagagttatacagttttaaaaacagacttaagaaaaaaacatcaaaaagcgcctacttatttttgtgttgtaatttcaaagggtttcctgtaaaatgataccaaacgtttgtatgtgcacctctgcatgtgggtatgggaagcttttgaaattgggtaggccaaatccaggcgaaaatccccaaaataccCTCAGAGTGTTAATTAATAGTAATTTTGTATGCTTGcttaaaatgctaaaataaaaacttaatcATAAAGATTTGTGCCATTTTAGGCTAACACAAAATGTTTGTACTTTATCTTTGGTCAGACCACGTGATCTACCACAGCTTAGGGAAAGTGCTTCCTAAGTGGGCCTATTATGTTTTGGATTGCTATCACAAGaagtttaataaaaaagttcAAACACCTGTATATTATCTAATCGATATTGATTAAATTGCTTTAATATCACAAACTGAAATGTATTCCCCAGACCTTAAAAGCTTCAACATTTAAAAACGTTCTTGCCCTGATTGTAATTTCATGGTTCACATGAAGTTGCATACTTCAAACTCTTCTTGGCTTTCCACTAGAATGGTTTAGTTGCAACCACACCCTGTGAGTCCGCATCTTCTCATGCTTGAATCCTATACCGTAATGCATAGAACGAATACTAAATGTTATGGATTTATCTCTTTGAGCTCGTGTGTATCTTTGTCTTAGGAAAGTGACCTGTAAGTACTATTCTTCAGATGGCAACACCTTTTTTAGGTTTCTGTGACATTTATTAACATTCCTGTCTAGTTTCTTCAAATAGGTTTATGGAAGCTTGACTAATATCTTGAAAATCCAGTTCGGTGGGCTATTGCTCGATGCCTAAACAATGATTTCATGTCTGTCAAAGTCAGCTTAGTCATGTCAAATTCTCTTCTTGATTgacttttattatttacagtCTCTGTGAATTCCACTACTAGTTGGTTGAGCTCTTTACACTTTGGgttggtttcctggacagggcttaatCCTATAGTCCCAGACGAAAATGCATGTCTGAGCTGTATTAATTGAAAACAGCTTTCATtgatatatcttaaaatatatgggTGCCATTGTGTTGTCTCATATGGacaacagtaatgttttttgtaaaaactacttaattaTCCTAATTTACTACACAGCtcattggaatgcttgattctaaTTGGCCAGTCACAACATGCAGGTTGCAAGTTTGTAATTCTGATCATGttaacccggatgctgcaaagCACTTTAACAagtacacaaataaaatatcatttttaatattacacaaaaatgtaatattaatatgtgttttaataacatatacgacattatatttacaaatgatcaaATCAAATAGTGTGTTCGTGACATTTGAACATCTTGTCCTTAAACCAAAAGGTTTTTCTcgcggaaggtctgcattcgttaaaaatatgcaaataaaatatatcaaatcaatatttattgttccttaccttacttatgaggtgaatagccgtgtaataagatTATTATCACACTTTTTCATGTTGGGTCCTGATCACATTATCCCTTATACAACTAAGGAGTGGACCTGGcttaaaagggacatttcacaagacttttttaagatgcaaaataaatctttggtgtccccagagtacatatgtgaagttttagctcaaaatatcatatagataatttattatagcatgttaaaattgccactttgtaggtgtgagcaaaatgtgggtgtctttttaaatgcaaatgagctgatctctgcactaaatgacagtgccatggttggatagtgcagattaaggggtggtattatccccttctgacatcacaaggggagcaacATTTCAATGACCCCattttttcacatgattgcagagaatggtttaccaaaactaagttaatactgggttaatctttttcacattttctaggttgatagaagcactggggacccaattttaacacttaaacatgaaaaaagtccgattttcatgatatgtccccatTAACCcagtccaggaaaccacccttTTAGTTAAATGAAAGTTAAATGAAGTATATTACGGTGCAGGTAAGTATTGAAATTGAAGATCATGATAATGTAAGCCGTATGGTTTTAAGAACATGTGTTATTCAAGTTACAttaaaacctgtataaatttctttgttctgcctgatacaaattaagatattttggagAATGTTTGTAACCCTGCATATCttgggcaccattgacttccattttattattttttacacctTGGTAGTCAATGGTGCCCAAATCTGCTTGGTTATACACATTCTTCAAAATACCTTAATCTGttttcagcagaacaaagaaatgtatacaggtttgtaaattATGTATGAATTAAAATTTttgctgaactatcccttataaaggattttgttttttctttggaTTTTTTTCACAGTACCATTTTTTTAGATTGCACACATGAAACAGCTCAGTTGTGAAGTGACAGACAGACATTTTATACAGAAAATGGGCAAGATGACAGATTTCTAGTAAGGCCGGGCACCGCTCAGTGTCTCACTGTAATATTTTTTCACTGCATCATTTACAGAAATCTTTTCATGGAATGTGGCAGCAGATGGAATGTTGCAGGACGAGCTTAACCGCAGTGTCAAAGGAGTGTCACACAAAAAGACACAGCTGAGAAGCCGAGCCCACTCTCATGATATCAGCAACATAGCCTCCTCCAGTCCCTGCCACACCCGTAGAGTCAGTGGACTCAGGCCAAATTTTCCACAGCACCGCACAACCCCCCTCCTCCAATAATCTTGACCAGTTTACATAGCCCACAGCACCTGCTTGAAAGATAAAAATCTGCATAAAAGTGACTTTTGGTGCTGATGTTTGCTTGATTTACTACATCACTCAACTGTCACGGATGAAGACTAAAGACCATGGTCTTGCTTAATCTCTATGATAAGAAAGAAAAATAGGTGCAGTGGTttgaaaaaatttgaaaaattctTACTAGAAACTAGCAAGCAGATATGTGATCGTGAACCTGTCCTGATGGTTGTTTTATTATCATTAAAGCATCAGTGTAATACTTTCTAATGCTATAAGATCTTATCATTCACAACATTGCATCCTCCATTAATAATGTTAGTTTGCTTTTGTTTGGGCTATGAATGATACACACTGTAACGTCCTGCCTGATGATTGTATTATTTGTTTTCCTAAGTTGTGTTTCTCATTAGAGATAGCACCTGCATTTCTAATGTccttaaaaaaaagatgttGCATCTCAAGGGGCTATtcttaaataatattaataattaaaaaaaagaatatcATTTAACTTCAAGTCATTTGAAAGCTACACTGTcaggaaaaaaatatacaaaaaaggaACAAATCTGTACAAAACGAAAccttagggtaccaccccagcgacagaaaaggtacagtctactttaaaaaaaaaatgctccactagagttaaacatttgatttttaacgttttggaatccattcagctgatctccgggtttggcgctaccacttttagcatagcttagcatagtccattgaatctgattagaccattagcatcgcgctaaaaaataaccaaagagttttaatatttttcctttttaaaacttgactcttctgtagttacatcgtgtactagtCTAAGactgacaaaaaattaaaagttgagatttttttaggcactgcgtaatattattgcgcctgctgcagccatgttacggcagcaaagttcttgattattacgccagaatgagagtatagttcctagccatatccgcctagaaaatcacaacttttcattttctgtctgtcttagtacacgatgtaagtacagaagagtcaagtttaaatttttttttaactcttcagttattttttagcgcaatgctaatggtctaaatagattcaatggattatgctaagctatgctaaaagtgttaccgccagacctggagatcagctgaatggattccaaaaaggtaaaaataaaatgtttaactctagaggagctggaaaattagcacattttttaaaaaaaagggagtgtccctttaaaagattTTAAAGAGTGATATTAAAAGTGCTTTTTAATAATTAGGCTATTATttcataaattattattatttctagGATCAACAACAAAGAAAGTAAagtcaatatcaaaattctagTAGTCATTATACATAAGCAGTACTTTCTGTCTTTTCCATTCATTTATATTATAGCATATgcaatcattttaaaatgtacaaaatgaaAACACCCATGACATCTGATTTTAATGTCAAATATTTCATATCtagaaataatatgtttacattcaTTATCCACAACAGTTACAGctatcaataaataaataaataaatagcttaGTGACACATTCAATGTCAGGAAAAACTGCACTC
This window of the Misgurnus anguillicaudatus chromosome 19, ASM2758022v2, whole genome shotgun sequence genome carries:
- the ptx4 gene encoding pentraxin-4: MPNRHRSSCLNLCKENRAQVFSTMYRRTTISVFLVVFLQMHLTLAHRGEATDTAQKPLYKSLGRLNQQFKRFQKETLAHLQSMAENDKISHSVDARFRALSQQFKKISRELRTFKATTEQELNSLKSLAKNLQKSTKRLDSGLANMTQAVRENSLLNHRQIQKQKAVLSDLSREIHKQQSHIGILKNLIQDGLRDLQDSFKRHQKQITQLESQVQKIYQSNSTSKTIVLNLDPIISDRKQQDLVQRPVPSKLVKNRLPPYGPTKQPQTYKTRETLPTAQPEEDIFPLPHRHKIPNIKMPKEEAKICNVGSMLLFPSASTANYVTFQKSFPTGIHELSICTWLRVDANYVGTILSYATKNNDNTLVLYGRNSGILGVIDFVIGDPSYRELSVQNLLDGRWHHLCIIWSSIEGRFWYYSDRHLISTGSKFQKGFEIPPGGSLVLGQEQDSVGGGFDVAEAFVGRLAGFALWTRTLSPGEVSGLATGRGVPRGALLSLKDVHQRFGNVQHVTCECLEHCM